A region from the Chondrocystis sp. NIES-4102 genome encodes:
- a CDS encoding XRE family transcriptional regulator: protein MKIPKLKVLSQQQIGQLVSSLRQELGLTQEEFANSLGVVFSTINRWENGRTYPSSMALKLIEAKLEEMGERGQNLVKDLNKNE, encoded by the coding sequence ATGAAAATTCCCAAACTTAAAGTATTATCACAGCAGCAAATTGGTCAACTTGTCAGTTCACTACGACAAGAATTGGGTTTAACCCAAGAAGAATTTGCTAATAGTTTAGGAGTTGTTTTCTCTACGATTAATCGTTGGGAAAATGGACGTACTTACCCTTCTTCAATGGCATTAAAGCTAATTGAAGCCAAGCTAGAAGAGATGGGAGAGCGCGGTCAGAATTTAGTAAAAGATCTCAATAAAAATGAATAA
- a CDS encoding cobyrinic acid a,c-diamide synthase, giving the protein MKIGILNQKGGAGKTTLALHLAHALALQSYQVMLVDADPQGSSRDWATARESDAPFSVIGLDRPIIHKEISKLSQGYDYVIIDGAPRVSDLTRSAILASDLVLIPIQPSPLDIWAAHSVVELIEEASMYKPNLKARFIINRQIVNTAIATEVVEVLKDYPYPVLDAKISQRIAFAESLNLGSTVLETSPKSIAASEIKAVVDELFNTLEVCHVTEETIEA; this is encoded by the coding sequence ATGAAAATAGGCATCTTGAACCAAAAGGGGGGGGCTGGGAAAACGACGCTCGCTTTACATTTAGCCCACGCCCTAGCCTTGCAAAGTTACCAAGTAATGTTAGTTGATGCTGACCCCCAAGGCTCATCGAGAGATTGGGCAACGGCAAGAGAAAGTGATGCACCTTTTAGCGTTATCGGCTTAGACCGTCCCATCATCCATAAGGAGATAAGCAAGCTATCTCAAGGATACGACTATGTAATTATTGATGGTGCGCCGAGAGTATCAGATCTAACCAGGTCGGCAATCTTGGCTTCTGACTTGGTTTTAATACCTATACAGCCATCACCTTTAGATATTTGGGCAGCCCATTCGGTAGTAGAACTAATCGAGGAAGCCTCCATGTATAAGCCCAATCTCAAGGCGAGATTTATCATCAATCGCCAAATAGTCAATACCGCGATCGCTACCGAGGTAGTAGAAGTATTAAAAGATTATCCTTACCCCGTACTAGATGCCAAAATCTCTCAAAGAATCGCCTTTGCAGAAAGTCTTAATCTTGGTAGCACGGTTTTAGAAACATCTCCTAAAAGTATTGCAGCATCGGAAATCAAAGCAGTAGTAGACGAATTATTCAACACATTAGAAGTTTGCCATGTCACAGAAGAAACCATCGAGGCTTAG
- a CDS encoding integrase/recombinase has product MKIDRHGKAKILTTEEIQLLFNEGTTKDRDRTLFGVCLYTGTRINECVTLQKIDVYDRTGQVRPELIIRKGNTKNKLATRTIPILEELRLLLSNYQTLADNPYLFPGKGGHGHLHPDSGARLLKQACERIGLIGISSHSFRRTALTQMSNAGIPLRIIQEISGHRNLEQLQRYLEVKPEQVRGAIASLSMLSHIKTDQSIPSDNLESIVENTTPTNLNSYKE; this is encoded by the coding sequence GTGAAAATAGATCGACATGGTAAAGCCAAAATCTTAACCACCGAAGAGATACAACTATTGTTTAATGAAGGTACTACTAAAGACCGAGATCGCACTTTGTTTGGGGTGTGTCTTTATACTGGTACTCGTATCAATGAATGTGTGACTCTACAAAAAATCGATGTCTACGATCGCACAGGACAAGTTAGACCTGAATTAATCATCCGTAAGGGCAATACCAAAAATAAACTGGCAACTCGCACCATACCAATATTAGAAGAATTACGTTTATTACTTAGTAACTATCAAACCTTAGCCGATAATCCCTATTTATTCCCAGGCAAGGGTGGTCATGGTCATCTTCATCCCGATAGTGGTGCAAGATTGCTGAAACAAGCCTGTGAACGAATCGGCTTAATCGGTATTAGTTCCCACAGCTTCAGGCGTACAGCCCTTACTCAAATGAGCAACGCTGGGATACCCTTGAGGATAATTCAGGAGATATCAGGACACCGCAACCTCGAACAACTGCAAAGATATTTAGAGGTTAAACCCGAACAGGTCAGAGGCGCGATCGCATCTTTATCTATGCTCTCTCATATCAAAACCGATCAATCTATCCCATCAGATAACCTTGAATCAATAGTAGAAAATACTACTCCTACTAATTTAAATTCTTACAAAGAGTAA